DNA from Bradyrhizobium japonicum USDA 6:
CTGTTTGGTCCACCGTCTGCGACAAATGCCCCGGATACCATCCGCTCCATAATAATGATCACTTCGGGAAGTCCTTCGGTATGCGTGGCGTCTTGATTCTCCTCATGTTCTACCTACTCATGTTAGCAACACGCGGCGAGCATCAAGAAACGCACCTAACGCGTCCGACAGCGTTCATGCCTCCATATTGAGTTGCAAACCCAATAGCGTGGTTCCGGTAGCAGATAGCGATGAAGCGCATTGCCTGGCTGTGAACTCCAGAGCCGGCGACGATCCTGAGATCTTCTAGCTCCGATCGAGCACGCCATGAATGGTGTTGCTTTATCACCAAGCTCAGCCAGGGCTGCAGATCACATAGAACAACCAGCAGGACTGCCATCATTCGTTATGATAGTCTCGTTCGCCGCCAAGGACCCGGCCCGCAATGATAAGGCCGTTGAAAGCATGGTTGTTTTCACCACGATCTCGCATGCGCTGCCTGATATTGCACACAGTCGCGCGACCCGCCCGCTTTGGACAATTTACTATCCGTCCTCCATAACGAGTTCGACACGAGACGAAACTGGCAGCTCGCAAATTGCATAGCGTGTACGCGAAACCCATCAGGTTGTTAGTCGCTGCGGACACAGTAAGTTGTGCCAGATTTGTCCGCCCAGGCGAATACCAGAACAATGATTCAAATGTTGCGCACCGCGTCTGCCAGCCAGAAATCATCTAACAACCGATAGATTTGGCAAGCAAGCTCTTCAACCACGGCGTCGCTCAGTAGGAAACAGAAGACTAGCTTCAGAACGTGGATCCCTCATCAGTCGTAACGCTCGTGGCGCAGGCATGCTGCGCGAATTTGGCAAGCTCGGCCAAAATCTCAGCATTGGAAAACCGCCGAAGAGGGAGGCGCCGGCGGCTGCAAAAGAGGTCGACAGGTCAGAATTCTGCCCGAATTTCTTGCGTCCTGTAGGACAGAAGGTAGACGGCTCGTGTGCTGCAACGAGCCTCCTAAGCTCCCCGGGGCCTCTTCGAAGCGCGCCTTGTCTTTGCTTGCATGAGCCGGGTACTCTTGCAGTGCCTCGAACAGATTTGATCGCGTAATTCAGCGTCTTGAGCTCCGTGCGTTTGCTGAACACCAGCTGTCTGGAGGTCCGCTTCTAACCAGGCGCTCCCCGCAGTCGCACGAACAGCTATTGGGCTGTTGGTAGCATCGGGAGATCGGAGCGGGTCTTAATTTTGGCACTAACGTTGAATCTGGCCGGTCGGCGATCGAGGTCCGCTTCTGTCGGTTTGCTTGCGGCTTGTTGAGTCAATGACATTGGCGGAAAGTATACACGAAGACACGAGCATGTGTGGCACGGCGCGGCGGAATGATCTCGCGAGATTCGGACAAGGCCGGCAGACATGCTTAATGGCACGCCGATTGCTGAGACGATGGAAAACTAAGTCGCAGGCTTGAGCGCCCTCCCGAGCATAGCTCAGGAACTCCAAACTTGGCTCGACCCGGCTTGTCCGACGTATGAGCACACGTCCATGGAGAAGACATGACATCGCATGCCCCCCCGACCAGCCGCCGGAGATCCAGCCCGGCAACCACGGGCCGATGTCGCGCCGCCGTCTACCGGCTGTTTTGCCGGCCAGCCTCCATGCAACGGCAACAGCTACATCTCAGTCTGGCTTCCCGGCCCTTAAATTGGGAAGCTACCGTGCGCAATCTCATGCAAGCGATATCAACTGCGACAGCTCTGAGAATGTCCTCCAGCCGGTATCGTATCACCCAGCTTCGCCCCGTGCGCAGTCAATGGCTGACGCACGACCATGGTCGGCACAAGACGCGGAGGACGATCTATGAACGCTTCACCCGAAAAGCAATGTCCTGTATCCCACACCGCGGCTGCGACCTGGGATAATCTGTCGCCGCTACTTGTCGAGATCCGTGCGCGTCGCAACGAGTTTGGCCCCGCGCAGGAAATTCCAAAAGAGATCATCGACGGCTTCAGGCGCATCGGTATCTATCGGGCTATGGTCGCGAAGCGATTCGGCGGCGAGGAGCGAACACCAGCCGAATTTTGCCGCCAGATCGAGCGCATCTCCGAGGCCGACGGATCCGCCGGTTGGGTCGCCAGCTTCGGGGATGGAGCTCGCTACCTCGCTGCTCTTCCGGACGACACGCTTCGAAAAGTGTACGCCAATGGACCTGACGTCGTATTGGCGGGTGCGCTCTTCCCGCTCCAGCCCGCCAGGCGATGCGCCGGCGGATTTGTCGTGAACGGCGTGTGGCCATTCGCTAGCGGCTCGCCCGGGGCGGATTTGATAGGAGTTGGTATAAAACTGGAAGACGATCCGGCCGGAGACCTCCCGCGTGTAGCGGTGATTCCGGCAGAGAAGGTGACAATCCGGCCCAATTGGGACGTCATCGGACTACGAGGCACCGGAAGCCACGACGTTGTCGTCAGCGACGTCATTGTGCCAGAGCAATGGACCTTGATCCGCGGCGGTCCGGCAACACTTGATGGGCCGATCTATCGTTATCCGTCCGTCGCTTTCGCTGCGCAGGCGCATGCGGTCGTCGGCATCGGGATTGCGCGAGCCGCAATAGACGAGGTGATCGCCATGGCCGGAAGCCGCGCCTCGATCACTGGAGCGCCCGTGATGGCTGAGCGCGGCTATGTCCAACTTGAAATCGCCAAAGCCGAATCTATGCTACGTTCCGCTCGTTCCTTCTTTTACGAGGCCACGGAAGAGCTGTGGAAGCAAGCGCTCACGGGCGGGGTAAATCTGAGCACCACGATGCAAGTGCGGCTCGCCGCGACGAACGCCGCGCGGCAGGGCGCTGAGGTCTGCAGGATCTCGAGCGGTCTTGCTGGAACTGAGGCGCTCTATACCAGCAGCAACCTAGCACGCGCCATGTGCGACAGCTTCGTGGTTGCCCAGCACGCAGCTTTAAACGAGGGAACGCTTCAGAGTGCTGGCCTCGCCCTGCTCGGAACTGCAATACAGCCCGGCTTTCCATGAAGTAAAGGGATCAGGCGCGGGCAAACCACAGGCCACGCGAATGGATTGCCGAGCGGGATCGACCTGAATTTCTGCGCAACGGCAACCCACGAACTTTCCAAATCACCGAGCGACGGGGCTCGACTCTCACGGGCTGTGCCGCCTGGGCGCACCGTGCAGCACTGCACGGCGCAATATCCTGGCACTCAACCTTGCGCTTATCGATGCGGCACGCCGACACTGGCAAGGGCAGTACGACATTGATGTGAAGCGTACCGTGCACCTCCATCGGAATGATGGATCAATCTGGCTCTTGGCCGCGGCTGGCGGATCGGCATCGCCGGCGCGGAAGAGACGCTGCGGCCGCATGAGATCGCGCATCGCCTAACCGGCCATCTTCCGGCTGAAGAGACCCATGTCAGCCCTCCAATACAGCCAGCCCTCTGCCGTTGGGATGGAGTGACATTAGCAAGCTAGACCGGTTTGGGGCGCGCCGATGAGGCCGCGCGATGGTTTGGCGTGATCGGCAGTAGATCCTGGCGACTGCCGGTAGAGCGGAACCGACGAAGCGACGTCATGAATGTGCGAACGCCTTGCTGCTACATCGGCTGTTCGATCGCCACGGCACCACGGCCTTAGCTCCTCAGGATCGGATGGACCCGCTGACTACCATGGCGCTGGCCGCTCCCTATGGACCGGCTGGCGTTCACGCCGGCTCGAAACCGCACACCAATCGGGCTAACGATAGCCGCCCGCCTTGACGATCACCGTTGTGCAGCTACGGCCATCACAGAGTACGCTGATCAGGCGCTGCATGAATGAGACGCTAGATCTGAGTAGCTGCTAGACACGCGTATTCCTGAGCAATACATCACCTTCCACTGCGCGCGGATAGTGAGCCGCCACTTCAAATGATGGCAATGAGCTAAGAATGGCTTGCAGGCTCAACTGCCCTTCGTAGAGCTCGCGATCACTATATTCGGTGTAGATGAAGCGCGTGTTGCTCAAGGTCCGCATGCCGCCGGCGATAACGTCGGCTTCGGCTCCCTGAACGTCCATCCAGATGAAATCGACTCCGTCCAATTTGGCTTCGCTGCACCAGTCGTCCAGCCGCCGTGTTTCAACCGAGACAGGCCGATCAAACCGGACCCAATCATACTCGGTAAGATGGTTCTTTGGGCGGCGTATTGAGCCGGACAGGTCCCAATCTTTCGCATCCCCATCTGCATTACTCGGATGGAAGTCGATCGTCCCGTTTCGGTCGCTGATGGCGATTTCTAGCAGCTTCACCTTATTGAGGGATGGACCAAGCTTCTTCTTGAAGCGCGCGATCGCTCGGGGGTCGGGCTCAAAGCAGTAAAGCTCGGGTTGCGGGCACAGCTCGAGGAACTTTTGCGTATCAGTCCCATCATTGCAGCCAATATCCAGGATGACGGGATTCGGCTTCTGCAGAAGTGAGACGATGTGCTGATGTACTTCTACGGATGACACAGATGCTCTTCCATGGTGCGCGGAGATCGGATGAATTTCGACTTGGAAGCCGATCACACGCCGGAAGCAGCTGCACAACGTATATCAAGGTATATTGCTCTTATATCCGCCAATCCCTTCGATCCTCGACAGCTGTTTGGATGCCATCGACATCAAGTAGAGGGAATCTATCGAGCACCTCGCGATGCAATCTCGACCCTATCGCCGGAAAATGCGGCCTCAGTGAGTTAGATCGCCGTCCTGGCTTTTCGCCGGCCGAAAGAACGCTTTCGTTCAAGCGCCACCTGCCGGATATGATCTATGGCACGTGCCGAGCAGAGTGGCCCCTTATGCATAGCAACAGCCCCTCATCTCGATGACAATTGCGCAAGAATGTGCGCTGTCGGCTGATGGCCGCCATCTCAGATAGTAGCTCCCGTCAATCTCTTCCGCGGAATCGCCGGCGAGGAACGCGGCCGGTGAAAGCACCGCGGTGCGCGATGTCCGGCGCAATCAAGCTTTCGCGGCGCGCGCAAATTTCTTCAAGTGCTGCCGGCACGATGACCAGGGTGAAGTCAGTAGGGTTTGAGCACCGCCGCTGGACACCGTTTGTGGACCGCACGCTTTGCCCGCCACAGCTGCTAGATGGTGCCGTCAGGCAATCATGTGCAATGCCAGCACCGCCGCCAACACGCGAGGCCTTTCGACCTGTTCAACGACCACCGGAGCAACGTTGAAGTCTTCCCGGGATCAATGCAGTATTCGAAGAAACGCAATGTCATTTTCACGACAGCCGGGCGGGCTGGTGCACCTCTGCGCGTTTGCTTCTGGACAACACAATCGCAGCCGCTGAATGCTTCAGCAGTACTGGAAGGGCAGATCGCTTAGCGCATTTCTGGCCCGACTCTTGCTACGGGCTGCTTGTCACATTGTGCCTAACTTCAACTTGTTCACACGCTCAGGAGACCTCTATGAAATTCCGTCCGCTTCACGACCGCGTCGTGGTCAAGCGCATCGACGCAGAAGAGAAGACCGCCGGCGGCATCATCATCCCCGACACTGCCAAGGAAAAGCCATCGCAGGGCGAAGTCGTTGCAGTTGGCCCGGGAGGCCGCGATGATAGCGGCAAGCTAATTCCGATCGACATCGAAGTCGGTGATCGCGTGCTGTTTGGCAAGTGGTCCGGCACCGAGGTCAAGATCGATGGGCAAGACCTGTTGATTATGAAGGAGAGCGACGTGATGGGTGTTCTCACCGATGTCTTCTCCAAGAAGAAAGCCGCCTAATTCACAGCTCGCAGCTCACCCCTCCTGAGGAGAGCCCATCGGGCGCGCCAAAGGATGAATTAATAGGGACTGAAGGAATTTTGTATGTCAGCCAAAGAAGTGAAGTTCGGAGTAGACGCGCGGGACCGTATGCTGCGCGGTGTCGACATTCTCGCCAACGCCGTGCAGGTCACGCTCGGTCCAAAAGGCCGCAACGTCGTGCTCGACAAGTCGTTCGGCGCACCTCGAATTACCAAGGACGGCGTTGCAGTCGCCAAGGAGATCGAGCTCGACGACAAGTTCGAGAACATGGGTGCCCAGATGGTGCGTGAGGTCGCTTCGAAGGCTGCGGATGCTGCTGGCGACGGTACCACCACCGCGACCGTCCTGGCCGCTGCGATTGTGCGAGAAGGCGCCAAGTCGGTTGCCGCCGGCATGAACCCGATGGACCTCAAGCGCGGTATCGACCTTGCGGTCGAGGCTGTGGTTGCGGACCTTCAGAAGAACTCCAAGAAGGTCACCTCGAATGAGGAGATCGCCCAGGTCGGCGCAATTTCGGCTAACGGCGACCAGGAGATCGGCAAATTCCTCGCCGACGCGGTGAAGAAGGTCGGCAACGAGGGTGTCATCACCGTCGAGGAAGCCAAATCGCTCGAGACCGAGCTCGACGTCGTCGAGGGCATGCAGTTCGACCGCGGCTACATCTCGCCCTACTTCGTCACCAACGCCGACAAGATGCGCGTTGAGATGGACGACGCCTACATCCTCATCAACGAGAAGAAGCTCTCCTCGCTGAACGAGCTGCTGCCGCTGCTCGAGGCCGTGGTGCAGACCGGCAAGCCGCTGGTCATCGTCGCCGAGGACGTCGAAGGCGAAGCGCTCGCGACCCTGGTCGTGAACCGTCTCCGTGGCGGCTTGAAGGTCGCGGCCGTCAAGGCTCCGGGCTTCGGCGATCGCCGCAAGGCCATGCTGCAGGACATCGCGATCCTGACCGGCGGCCAGGCGATCTCGGAAGATCTCGGCATCAAGCTCGAGAACGTCACGCTCAACATGCTCGGTCGCGCCAAGAAGGTGATGATCGACAAGGAGAACACCACGATCGTCAACGGCGCCGGCAAGAAGGCCGACATCGAGGCGCGCGTGGCCCAGATCAAGGCGCAGATCGAGGAGACCACCTCGGACTACGACCGTGAGAAGCTCCAGGAGCGTCTCGCCAAGCTCGCAGGCGGCGTCGCGGTGATCCGCGTCGGCGGCGCGACCGAGGTCGAGGTGAAGGAGCGCAAGGATCGCGTCGATGACGCGATGCATGCGACCCGCGCGGCAGTCGAGGAAGGCATCGTCCCGGGTGGCGGCGTCGCCCTGCTCCGTGCCTCCGAGCAGCTCAAGGGTCTGCGCACCGAGAACGACGACCAGAAGACCGGCGTCGAGATTGTGCGTAAGGCGCTGTCCTGGCCGGCCCGCCAGATCGCAATCAACGCCGGCGAGGACGGTTCGATCGTAGTCGGCAAGGTCCTCGACAACGAGCAGTACTCTTTTGGTTTCGACGCCCAGACAGGCGAGTACAGCAACCTCGTTTCCAAGGGTATCATTGACCCGGCCAAGGTCGTGCGCATCGCGGTCCAGAACGCCTCTTCGGTGGCCGGGCTGCTGATCACGACGGAAGCGATGGTTGCCGAGCTGCCGAAGAAGGCTACGGCTGGTCCAGCAATGCCTGCGGCCCCCGGCATGGGCGGTATGGACTTCTGATCGGCCTCCTTAAATTCTCGATGGCATGCAAAACCCTGGCGATAATGTCAGGGTTTTTTGCAGCGAGCGGTCTGTAGCCTGCCAGTCGACGAAGAATACAGCCCATGGGCCTATCGGCCTATCCATGTGCGCGGCGGCAGGCCCCGGCTCAACTTGCTTGTGACCGTTCCTTGGCGGCGACAGGACCGCGTCCGGCACGACGCGCTGAGGGGATGGAATGTGTCTATGCTAACGATATTTTACGTTGGTCGTCCACTAGGCAGATGGCTGGGTGCTAGGCAGCAGGGCATGAACCCGCGCAGGCGCTCTCGCCGGATGCATGCCGTCGGGTTCGTCAGCTTTTGGACAGCTATTCGGTGTACAATGACTCTTGAAGTTAGCGGCGCGTGGTAGGGACAGCGCTCGCCCCGAGTATGCGTGGGGATTTCGGCGCCGAGTCACGCTCCTGCTAACTTCAACCAGTCGCGCATGCGCGGCAGAGACAGCGTCTGATCCATCCACCCGACCAGCGCCCCCGCTGCTTCCCGCGTAATCGGATCCACGCTACCGGGCGCCGGTCATCCGAATTAGCTAAATACCCCCCATGCGAGCGCTCCGCGCAGGAACTCCTCGTCCAAACTTCGCGATGTCACTCGCACTATTCGGCACTTTAATCCGTGAAAGAGTGCTCCAGCTCGGCGCACAATTCCATTGAGAAGCTTGGAACAACACAGCGCTGCAATATCACTGAGTCAGATCGCGGATGAGGTCCTCACCGAAGCCGTCAATCAAGTCCAGCGACGAGAGAAGGCGGATTGTCGCGGAGCTCGTGGCGAGCGATGACTGGCTTTGAGGCGCCGGTGCGACGGCAAGCCGATGCCCCCGGCAGCAGCTATTTGGTTGGTGAGCTCACTATAAAAGCGGCTGGCGGTGATTCCGAAGCAGATCGGCTCCAGCTAGTGCCGACTCTGTGGATGCTTGGTTGCCGACCGGCCCCCTGAGCGCGATTGGGCGTCGGGTAACGCAACCCTACGAGGAGGTTAGCCTAACGGGCCGCCGGTCCGGCCTGAGAGGAAGCGCAGGCGATTGCTCTGACACGCGATGGCGCGGGGCTCACAAACCTCAGTGACCGGCGAACCTATGTCGCTAAACATTCCCCTCTCTGCACTACTTCCAGAGAACTTCCATCGAGAGCATCGATTGAACATCCACAGAAACCGCGGCGGGTGAAACAAGGCGGGCGATGCGGCTGCCTCGTGTCTACCGATGAGGTTCCGCGCGCGGGAATAGGGCAAGGTCCGTTGCATTGGGATGCCCATACCTGATCCTTTGTGTGACGACCGCCGAAATATCACGTTTGTTCAGGGTGCTATAGCGCTCGGCAAGACTCTTAAACAACCCTCCGACCCGATCTGACGGAACAGTAAATTCGCCATAGTTAGGATCAGAGAGGATCGTCGTTCCATTCGACGTTGCCGTTGCAATCGTGTGGGTGCCGGCGCCAGGTTGGACGAATTTCAAGCTGACCAAATGGACGGATGGATCCTGCGCAAGCTCGTTTACGATCTTGTCGATGCACGAAGATGTACCAAACCTATATCGCGTCTCTTCAGCAGATGGTTCTAGGCCGGCGTCACGCAAGATTGTGCTTTTTGCCTGGAAATTGTGAGACCCTTCCGCCTTATCCTCTTTCAATTGAGTCTTAAGCTTTTCAGACTGTTCCTGCCGTCTTGCCGCCGAGCGGTGATTTTCCGTGCCCGGGAGCAGAACCCCCATTCGGGAGGAAGCGCTGCTTGGGAGATCAAGGAGCCACTCCGCGGCCAATCCAACACAGATTCCACTGACATTGGCTTGGGGCAATTCCGCCGTCCTGTAATCGAACAGAGGACGGACAGGGCTAGTGGCAACGGATAACTCGGAGCTGGAGGACAG
Protein-coding regions in this window:
- a CDS encoding flavin-dependent monooxygenase, translated to MNASPEKQCPVSHTAAATWDNLSPLLVEIRARRNEFGPAQEIPKEIIDGFRRIGIYRAMVAKRFGGEERTPAEFCRQIERISEADGSAGWVASFGDGARYLAALPDDTLRKVYANGPDVVLAGALFPLQPARRCAGGFVVNGVWPFASGSPGADLIGVGIKLEDDPAGDLPRVAVIPAEKVTIRPNWDVIGLRGTGSHDVVVSDVIVPEQWTLIRGGPATLDGPIYRYPSVAFAAQAHAVVGIGIARAAIDEVIAMAGSRASITGAPVMAERGYVQLEIAKAESMLRSARSFFYEATEELWKQALTGGVNLSTTMQVRLAATNAARQGAEVCRISSGLAGTEALYTSSNLARAMCDSFVVAQHAALNEGTLQSAGLALLGTAIQPGFP
- a CDS encoding FkbM family methyltransferase — encoded protein: MSSVEVHQHIVSLLQKPNPVILDIGCNDGTDTQKFLELCPQPELYCFEPDPRAIARFKKKLGPSLNKVKLLEIAISDRNGTIDFHPSNADGDAKDWDLSGSIRRPKNHLTEYDWVRFDRPVSVETRRLDDWCSEAKLDGVDFIWMDVQGAEADVIAGGMRTLSNTRFIYTEYSDRELYEGQLSLQAILSSLPSFEVAAHYPRAVEGDVLLRNTRV
- a CDS encoding co-chaperone GroES; its protein translation is MKFRPLHDRVVVKRIDAEEKTAGGIIIPDTAKEKPSQGEVVAVGPGGRDDSGKLIPIDIEVGDRVLFGKWSGTEVKIDGQDLLIMKESDVMGVLTDVFSKKKAA
- the groL gene encoding chaperonin GroEL (60 kDa chaperone family; promotes refolding of misfolded polypeptides especially under stressful conditions; forms two stacked rings of heptamers to form a barrel-shaped 14mer; ends can be capped by GroES; misfolded proteins enter the barrel where they are refolded when GroES binds); the encoded protein is MSAKEVKFGVDARDRMLRGVDILANAVQVTLGPKGRNVVLDKSFGAPRITKDGVAVAKEIELDDKFENMGAQMVREVASKAADAAGDGTTTATVLAAAIVREGAKSVAAGMNPMDLKRGIDLAVEAVVADLQKNSKKVTSNEEIAQVGAISANGDQEIGKFLADAVKKVGNEGVITVEEAKSLETELDVVEGMQFDRGYISPYFVTNADKMRVEMDDAYILINEKKLSSLNELLPLLEAVVQTGKPLVIVAEDVEGEALATLVVNRLRGGLKVAAVKAPGFGDRRKAMLQDIAILTGGQAISEDLGIKLENVTLNMLGRAKKVMIDKENTTIVNGAGKKADIEARVAQIKAQIEETTSDYDREKLQERLAKLAGGVAVIRVGGATEVEVKERKDRVDDAMHATRAAVEEGIVPGGGVALLRASEQLKGLRTENDDQKTGVEIVRKALSWPARQIAINAGEDGSIVVGKVLDNEQYSFGFDAQTGEYSNLVSKGIIDPAKVVRIAVQNASSVAGLLITTEAMVAELPKKATAGPAMPAAPGMGGMDF
- a CDS encoding YopT-type cysteine protease domain-containing protein; amino-acid sequence: MYNRVDGEYAHTEQAEESSWPADGSECAQTLTEIARLESLAPGELFDRMGLCFSKPHTSDAIDDSSNTSGLSTSSLSSSSELSVATSPVRPLFDYRTAELPQANVSGICVGLAAEWLLDLPSSASSRMGVLLPGTENHRSAARRQEQSEKLKTQLKEDKAEGSHNFQAKSTILRDAGLEPSAEETRYRFGTSSCIDKIVNELAQDPSVHLVSLKFVQPGAGTHTIATATSNGTTILSDPNYGEFTVPSDRVGGLFKSLAERYSTLNKRDISAVVTQRIRYGHPNATDLALFPRAEPHR